A stretch of Sphingorhabdus sp. YGSMI21 DNA encodes these proteins:
- a CDS encoding SufD family Fe-S cluster assembly protein has translation MNAPLPTRRDESWRYADLQALETVWAKLDGPEKIIVPAGETVSRQIAELPIIDGVGMIDLDVTIGDKATFILHVLAHNADYGRIQVRATLGNGSHFELGGAILGCGKQTLEIVTETIHAEPNATSNQVVRSVLADTATGSFLGSINVARHAQKTDAAQSVKSMLLDRGATANAKPELEIFADDVKCAHGATVGELDKQALFYLASRGLPPALAKKLMLQAFIADAFVSLDDDAARDAIEGKALEVLEALS, from the coding sequence ATGAACGCTCCGCTCCCTACGCGTCGGGACGAGAGTTGGCGTTATGCTGACCTTCAAGCGCTTGAAACTGTCTGGGCGAAGCTCGACGGGCCAGAGAAAATCATAGTCCCCGCAGGCGAAACCGTCTCGCGCCAGATTGCGGAACTGCCGATCATTGATGGCGTCGGCATGATCGATCTTGATGTCACCATTGGCGACAAGGCGACCTTCATATTGCACGTGCTCGCGCATAATGCCGACTATGGCCGGATTCAGGTCAGGGCGACCCTCGGCAATGGATCGCATTTTGAACTGGGCGGCGCGATCCTTGGCTGCGGCAAGCAGACGCTGGAAATCGTTACCGAGACGATCCACGCCGAACCCAATGCGACCTCCAACCAGGTGGTGCGCTCGGTGCTGGCGGACACGGCTACCGGCAGTTTTCTCGGCAGCATCAATGTTGCCCGCCACGCCCAGAAAACCGATGCGGCCCAGTCGGTCAAATCGATGCTGCTCGACCGCGGCGCGACCGCGAACGCCAAGCCCGAGCTGGAAATTTTCGCCGACGACGTAAAATGCGCCCATGGCGCGACCGTCGGTGAACTGGACAAGCAGGCGCTCTTCTACCTCGCTTCGCGCGGTCTGCCGCCGGCGCTGGCGAAGAAGCTGATGCTGCAGGCGTTCATTGCCGATGCCTTTGTGTCGCTCGACGATGATGCGGCGCGGGACGCGATCGAAGGCAAGGCGCTTGAGGTGTTGGAGGCTTTGTCGTGA
- a CDS encoding cysteine desulfurase, which yields MGPDWHYLDSAATAQKPKAVLDAIARAYGPDYATVHRGVYARSANMTLAYEAARKRVAGFLGAASENEVVFTSGATDSINLVAESWGNKFIAKGDRIMLSQLEHHSNIVPWQLLAERVGAHIDVAPLTDDGQIDLDWIEEHLTEQHKLVALAHVSNVLGSLLDGKRAAAIAHKVGAKLLLDGCQAAPRLPVNVQDLGCDFYVFSGHKIYGPTGIGALWAPYATLESMPPWKGGGSMIDRVSFDGTTYAPPPGRFEAGTPHIVGVVGLDAAIQYVEGIGLDVISEHENATLAKAREALSGINSVRVFGPDKSMGILSFAVGDVHPHDVATILDEGGVAIRAGHHCAQPLMDYLGVAATARASFGIYSNDKDVAALVDGINRVRKIFG from the coding sequence ATCGGGCCGGACTGGCACTATCTCGACTCCGCCGCCACCGCGCAGAAACCCAAGGCGGTCCTCGACGCCATAGCCCGCGCCTACGGCCCGGATTACGCCACCGTCCACCGCGGCGTCTACGCTCGCTCGGCCAACATGACACTCGCCTATGAAGCCGCGCGCAAACGCGTCGCCGGCTTTCTCGGCGCCGCGTCCGAGAATGAAGTCGTTTTCACCAGCGGCGCGACCGACAGTATCAATCTGGTCGCGGAAAGCTGGGGTAACAAGTTCATCGCCAAGGGCGACCGCATCATGCTGTCGCAGCTGGAGCATCATAGCAATATCGTGCCGTGGCAATTGCTGGCCGAACGGGTCGGCGCGCATATTGATGTCGCGCCGCTAACCGATGATGGTCAGATTGATCTCGACTGGATCGAGGAACATTTGACCGAACAGCACAAGCTGGTCGCGCTGGCCCATGTTTCCAATGTGCTCGGATCGTTGCTCGATGGGAAGCGGGCGGCGGCGATCGCGCACAAGGTCGGTGCCAAGCTGTTGCTCGATGGCTGTCAGGCCGCGCCGCGTCTGCCCGTCAATGTGCAGGATCTCGGTTGCGATTTTTATGTTTTCTCGGGGCACAAGATTTACGGGCCGACTGGCATTGGTGCTTTGTGGGCGCCTTATGCGACGCTTGAGTCCATGCCACCCTGGAAGGGCGGCGGGTCGATGATCGACCGCGTGTCTTTTGACGGTACCACCTATGCACCGCCGCCGGGTCGCTTTGAAGCGGGGACGCCGCATATTGTAGGCGTGGTCGGGCTGGATGCGGCGATTCAATATGTCGAGGGCATCGGACTGGATGTGATTTCCGAGCATGAAAATGCTACACTGGCCAAGGCGCGCGAAGCCTTGTCCGGGATCAACTCGGTGCGGGTCTTTGGCCCGGACAAGAGCATGGGCATTTTGAGCTTCGCGGTCGGTGACGTGCATCCGCATGATGTCGCCACTATATTGGATGAAGGCGGCGTTGCGATCCGCGCCGGCCATCATTGCGCGCAGCCTTTGATGGACTATCTCGGCGTAGCGGCAACGGCGCGGGCGAGTTTCGGGATTTACAGTAATGACAAGGATGTCGCCGCGCTGGTGGATGGCATCAATCGGGTCAGAAAGATTTTCGGGTAA
- a CDS encoding SUF system Fe-S cluster assembly protein, which translates to MNEERKILVEEVESVEKPKLAKVEDAVEDTPAEKPAPVMAPSPFEAESDAAKLSRKKDYLEGFLAQKPTETPAGEAGGDLYEAVIDTLKSIFDPEIPVNIYDLGLIYGVEITPDNHAIVTMTLTTPHCPVAESMPGEIELQVGSVPGVGHAEVNLVWDPPWDPQKMSDEAKLELGML; encoded by the coding sequence ATGAACGAAGAACGCAAAATATTGGTCGAAGAAGTTGAGTCGGTGGAAAAGCCGAAACTGGCCAAGGTCGAGGACGCTGTCGAGGATACTCCCGCGGAAAAACCGGCACCCGTCATGGCGCCTTCGCCTTTCGAAGCGGAAAGCGATGCGGCGAAGCTCAGTCGCAAGAAGGATTATCTCGAAGGCTTTCTGGCGCAGAAACCGACCGAGACACCGGCCGGAGAAGCCGGTGGCGATCTCTACGAAGCGGTGATCGATACGCTGAAATCGATATTCGATCCGGAAATCCCGGTGAATATCTATGATCTCGGCCTGATCTACGGCGTCGAGATTACGCCCGACAACCACGCGATTGTGACGATGACCCTGACCACGCCGCATTGCCCGGTCGCCGAATCCATGCCCGGCGAGATCGAACTGCAAGTCGGCAGCGTGCCCGGCGTCGGCCACGCCGAGGTCAATCTCGTCTGGGACCCGCCATGGGACCCGCAGAAGATGAGCGACGAGGCGAAGCTTGAACTGGGGATGTTGTAA
- a CDS encoding iron-sulfur cluster assembly accessory protein, whose translation MTDTKTKTREIPAAINLTPAAEQRIADLMAKAPDDAIGVKLSTPRRGCSGLAYSVDYITDEVPFDEKIVTPGGLFYVDGGSVLYLIGSTMDWVEDDFTAGFVFENPNAKGACGCGESFTV comes from the coding sequence ATGACCGACACGAAAACAAAAACCCGCGAAATACCCGCCGCGATCAATCTGACGCCGGCGGCGGAGCAGCGCATCGCCGACCTGATGGCCAAAGCGCCCGACGATGCGATCGGTGTGAAACTCTCCACCCCGCGCCGCGGCTGTTCGGGCCTGGCCTATTCGGTCGACTATATCACCGACGAAGTCCCGTTCGACGAGAAGATCGTGACCCCCGGCGGCCTGTTCTATGTCGACGGCGGATCGGTGCTCTACCTGATCGGCAGCACGATGGACTGGGTCGAAGATGATTTTACGGCCGGGTTCGTGTTCGAGAACCCGAACGCCAAGGGCGCTTGCGGGTGCGGGGAGTCCTTCACGGTATAG
- a CDS encoding slipin family protein translates to MLYLIDKLMGRKRLTINENERAIWLYKGEVKGILGAGEHVLPNWRKQLRVERMVLNSAAFVSVYEKALFEKAPDQANAHLTRYRTGTGEIAVIICDGQIHSVLSPDSKLTVWSDAGPWAAEIVQLEENPVVAPALLSRLMKAEKASLLDQVRIVEVDKGQIGLLTVDGRMAGELTPGVTGYWMVGQKVAVKIVDLTRQPLDVTGQELLTKDRVTLRINVSAEYRVVDPVKAVTEVKDFADALYRALQYAFRKTLGAMTLDQILEKQVTVDDTAATKVRSDMADIGLEVTDITLKDVILPGEMREILNQVVSAQKAAEANVIKRREETNATRSLLNTAKVMADNPVMLRLKELEALESIAGKVDKLTVTNGTAGLMNDLVKLSGD, encoded by the coding sequence ATGTTGTATTTGATTGACAAGCTGATGGGCCGGAAGCGGTTGACCATCAACGAAAACGAACGGGCAATCTGGCTCTACAAGGGCGAGGTCAAGGGTATATTGGGTGCGGGCGAGCATGTTCTGCCAAATTGGCGGAAGCAATTGCGGGTCGAGCGCATGGTGCTGAACAGTGCGGCATTTGTGTCGGTCTATGAAAAGGCGCTGTTTGAAAAAGCGCCGGACCAGGCGAACGCGCATCTGACCCGGTACCGGACCGGAACCGGCGAAATCGCTGTCATCATTTGCGACGGACAGATTCATTCTGTCCTCTCACCGGATAGCAAGCTTACCGTCTGGAGCGATGCCGGTCCCTGGGCTGCAGAGATTGTGCAACTGGAAGAAAATCCGGTTGTCGCTCCTGCCTTGCTCAGCCGGCTGATGAAGGCGGAAAAGGCAAGCCTGCTCGACCAGGTCCGGATTGTCGAGGTTGACAAGGGCCAGATCGGCCTGCTCACCGTTGATGGCCGGATGGCCGGTGAATTGACGCCGGGTGTCACGGGCTACTGGATGGTCGGTCAGAAGGTCGCCGTAAAGATCGTTGATCTGACGCGGCAGCCGCTTGACGTTACCGGCCAGGAGCTTTTGACCAAGGACCGGGTGACGCTCCGGATCAACGTTTCCGCCGAATATCGGGTCGTTGATCCGGTCAAGGCGGTGACCGAGGTCAAGGACTTTGCCGATGCGCTGTACCGGGCGCTGCAATATGCGTTCCGGAAAACGCTGGGCGCGATGACGCTCGACCAGATCCTGGAAAAGCAGGTGACGGTCGACGACACGGCGGCCACGAAAGTGCGGTCCGACATGGCCGATATCGGCCTGGAAGTCACCGATATCACGCTCAAGGATGTAATCCTGCCGGGCGAGATGCGGGAGATTCTGAACCAGGTGGTTTCGGCCCAGAAGGCGGCAGAAGCCAACGTCATCAAGCGGCGGGAAGAAACGAACGCAACGCGGTCGCTTCTGAACACCGCAAAGGTGATGGCCGACAACCCGGTCATGCTGCGGCTGAAAGAGCTTGAGGCTCTGGAAAGCATCGCGGGCAAGGTCGACAAGCTGACCGTGACCAACGGCACGGCTGGCCTGATGAACGATCTCGTCAAACTGTCCGGTGACTAG